From a region of the Alnus glutinosa chromosome 1, dhAlnGlut1.1, whole genome shotgun sequence genome:
- the LOC133854862 gene encoding caffeic acid 3-O-methyltransferase-like, producing MSSSEQTSPNPITQQQELDQGEEEEVGILAVRLAKGLVLPMVLKSALELNLIEIISDAGTGAFLSPSEIAGRLPTKNPDAPVLLDRMLRLLASYSILKFSLVTREDGEVERLYGVGPICKFLVKSPHGGSVAPLFLLHHDKVFMESWYHLNDVILEGGIPFNRAYGMTAFEYPGTDQRFNRVFNQAMSNHTTLIMKKLLDVYKGFEGLQVLVDVGGGIGVTLNIITSKYHQIKGINFDLPHVLADAPSYPGVEHIGGDMFDSVPEGDAIFMKWILHDWSDEHCLKLLKNCWKALPNSGKVIIVESICPVAPESSVSANIVFEQDLLMLAQNPGGKERTQKEFEALALQSGFSGCEVICCAYNSWVMEFHK from the exons ATGAGTAGCTCCGAACAAACCAGCCCGAACCCGATAACCCAACAGCAAGAACTAGaccaaggagaagaagaagaagtgggcATATTGGCCGTCCGGTTGGCAAAAGGGTTGGTCCTTCCGATGGTTCTGAAGTCGGCGCTCGAGCTCAACCTCATCGAGATAATCTCAGACGCGGGCACCGGCGCGTTCCTCTCACCTTCCGAGATCGCGGGCCGGCTGCCCACAAAGAACCCGGACGCGCCGGTTCTGCTGGACCGGATGCTACGCCTCTTGGCGAGCTATTCCATACTCAAGTTCTCGCTCGTGACCAGAGAGGACGGAGAGGTTGAGAGACTCTATGGCGTGGGACCTATTTGCAAGTTCCTTGTTAAGAGCCCACATGGGGGCTCCGTCGCTCCTCTGTTCCTGTTGCACCACGATAAGGTCTTCATGGAGAGTTG GTACCACTTGAATGATGTTATTCTAGAAGGGGGGATTCCTTTCAACAGGGCCTATGGGATGACAGCGTTTGAATACCCAGGAACAGATCAAAGGTTCAATCGGGTATTCAACCAGGCCATGTCAAACCACACTACCTTGATCATGAAGAAATTACTCGATGTGTACAAAGGGTTTGAAGGCCTTCAAGTGTTGGTTGATGTGGGCGGTGGGATTGGAGTTACCCTTAACATTATCACTTCCAAGTATCATCAGATTAAGGGCATCAATTTTGATCTGCCTCATGTTTTAGCTGATGCACCTTCTTATCCAG GCGTGGAGCATATTGGGGGAGATATGTTTGATAGCGTTCCAGAAGGAGATGCCATTTTCATGAAG TGGATCCTCCATGATTGGAGTGATGAGCATTGCTTGAAACTTCTCAAAAACTGCTGGAAAGCTCTTCCCAACTCTGGAAAGGTGATCATTGTGGAATCAATTTGTCCTGTGGCTCCTGAGAGTAGTGTTTCGGCAAATATCGTCTTTGAGCAAGATTTGTTGATGTTGGCTCAAAACCCAGGAGGAAAAGAGAGGACTCAAAAAGAGTTTGAGGCATTAGCTTTACAATCTGGATTTTCTGGCTGTGAGGTCATATGCTGTGCTTACAACAGCTGGGTTATGGAGTTCCACAAGTGA